A genomic window from Triplophysa dalaica isolate WHDGS20190420 chromosome 24, ASM1584641v1, whole genome shotgun sequence includes:
- the LOC130414673 gene encoding cation channel sperm-associated protein 2-like, translating to MNRRETTQLLQLKTIKAFKYKLQLEKNVKFTIGDVTDEQLNQSLGAGDNLVKFTFKRLTSIKPQQRITNRVFNRYAKYPLFNMLPRQILESRAFNVLIICCVVLSTVLVVLETESQDNEDQTLDTVQQYTNRCILAIFTLEVLIKWLEDFCKFWNMWNMFDLAVTAMYLFRHKSAHVQ from the exons ATGAATCGTCGCGAAACAACACAGTTACTACAACTAAAAACTATCAAagcttttaaatataaattacagCTGGAGAAAAATGTCAAGTTCACCATCGGGGATGTGACTG ATGAGCAGCTAAATCAAAGTCTGGGAGCAGGAGACAACTTGGTAAAGTTCACTTTCAAGAGATTAACGAGCATTAAGCCACAACAGCGTATAACAAACCGTGTGTTCAACCGATATGCAAAATATCCGCTCTTTAATATGCTGCCACGTCAAATTTTGGAAA GTCGTGCATTTAATGTGCTGATCATTTGCTGTGTTGTATTGAGTACTGTCCTTGTGGTTTTAGAAACAG AATCTCAGGACAATGAGGACCAAACGCTTGATACGGTTCAACAATATACGAACCGGTGCATACTTGCCATTTTCACTTTGGAAGTCCTAATAAAATGGCTGGAAGATTTTTGCAAGTTCTGGAACATGTGGAACATGTTTGATCTTGCTGTAACTGCAATG TACCTTTTCCGACACAAAAGTGCACATGTGCAGTAA